From the Flavobacterium galactosidilyticum genome, one window contains:
- a CDS encoding efflux RND transporter periplasmic adaptor subunit, with translation MEKIKPTIGNVIESVYGSGVIKAEGQYTVYATVNGTLQKVNVSVGQSINKGQALFELESDKAEINTENARLAYQLSLESSRYIQDKIAEMEMKVQSAKDKLSLDESIFNRNKNVIKQGGISQVDYERIELGYKSSKINYESSQKQLTQLKAQLKNDQSRDANNLRLSQQSQNDFVIKSAFSGQLFDVLVKEGTLITPQIPLAIIGQANSFLLELEVDENDMVRVKTGQKVLVTMDSYKGQVFDATVDKIYPIMDERSRTFKIEAHFTNPPQKLYPNLTAEANIIIQIKKNAITIPKAYLIQGKYVLVNKDEKREVKTGLSDYQKVEISSGLTAGETIYKPQ, from the coding sequence ATGGAAAAAATAAAACCAACAATAGGAAACGTTATAGAAAGCGTTTATGGATCAGGAGTGATAAAAGCCGAAGGACAATATACCGTTTATGCCACCGTCAACGGAACATTACAAAAAGTAAATGTTAGTGTTGGGCAATCTATAAATAAAGGTCAAGCTCTTTTTGAATTAGAAAGTGATAAAGCGGAAATCAATACAGAAAATGCTCGGTTGGCTTATCAATTAAGTTTAGAAAGTAGCAGATACATTCAAGATAAAATTGCTGAAATGGAAATGAAAGTTCAATCTGCAAAAGACAAATTATCATTGGATGAATCTATTTTTAACCGAAACAAAAATGTAATCAAACAAGGAGGGATTTCGCAAGTTGATTATGAAAGAATTGAATTGGGTTATAAAAGTTCTAAAATCAATTACGAATCTTCTCAAAAACAATTGACGCAACTCAAAGCGCAGTTAAAAAATGATCAAAGCAGAGATGCTAATAATCTTAGATTAAGCCAGCAATCCCAAAATGATTTTGTCATTAAAAGTGCTTTTTCTGGACAATTATTTGATGTTTTAGTTAAGGAAGGAACGTTAATTACTCCACAAATTCCTTTAGCAATCATTGGTCAAGCCAATTCTTTTTTACTAGAACTAGAAGTGGATGAAAATGATATGGTTCGTGTCAAAACAGGTCAAAAAGTGCTTGTGACTATGGATAGTTATAAAGGACAAGTTTTTGATGCAACTGTTGATAAAATTTATCCTATTATGGATGAGCGCTCGCGCACTTTTAAAATTGAAGCACATTTTACAAATCCACCACAGAAATTATATCCAAATCTTACGGCTGAAGCCAATATTATCATTCAGATTAAGAAAAATGCCATTACGATTCCAAAAGCATATTTAATACAAGGCAAATATGTTTTAGTAAATAAAGACGAAAAACGCGAAGTAAAAACGGGTTTAAGCGATTATCAAAAAGTGGAAATTTCATCTGGTTTAACCGCCGGAGAAACGATTTATAAACCCCAATAA
- the glyA gene encoding serine hydroxymethyltransferase, with product MQRDEQIFDLILEEQERQIHGLELIASENFVSDEVMEAAGSVLTNKYAEGYPGKRYYGGCEVVDVVEQIAIDRAKELFGAEYANVQPHSGSQANTAVYHACIKPGDKILGFDLSHGGHLTHGSPVNFSGRLYTPSFYGVDKETGLLNYDKIQEIATKEQPKLIIAGASAYSRDMDFERFRVIADSVGAILLADISHPAGLIAKGLMNDPLPHCHIVTTTTHKTLRGPRGGLIMMGKDFPNPFGITTPKGEVRMMSSLLDLAVFPGNQGGPLMHIIAAKAVAFGEALKDEFFTYALQLQKNANAMADAFVKRGYEIISGGTDNHMMLIDLRNKNISGKDAENALVKAEITVNKNMVPFDDKSPFVTSGIRVGTAAITTRGLVEADMETIVALIDRVLVDHTNEDVIEAVANEVNEMMSERAIFVY from the coding sequence ATGCAACGCGACGAACAAATTTTTGACCTTATTCTAGAAGAACAAGAAAGACAAATTCACGGATTAGAACTAATCGCTTCAGAGAACTTTGTAAGTGATGAAGTAATGGAAGCAGCTGGTTCTGTTTTAACTAACAAATATGCTGAAGGATATCCTGGCAAAAGATACTACGGAGGTTGTGAAGTAGTTGACGTTGTGGAGCAAATTGCGATTGACAGAGCCAAAGAGTTATTTGGTGCTGAATATGCAAACGTGCAACCACACTCAGGATCTCAAGCAAATACTGCAGTTTACCATGCTTGTATTAAACCTGGAGACAAAATCTTAGGTTTTGACTTATCTCACGGTGGTCACCTTACTCACGGTTCTCCTGTAAACTTCTCCGGACGTTTATACACACCTTCATTTTATGGTGTTGATAAAGAAACTGGATTATTAAATTATGATAAAATTCAAGAAATAGCTACTAAAGAGCAACCAAAATTAATTATAGCAGGAGCTTCGGCTTATTCTCGTGATATGGATTTTGAGCGTTTTAGAGTAATTGCTGATAGTGTAGGTGCTATTTTATTAGCTGATATTTCTCATCCCGCTGGGCTTATCGCCAAAGGTTTGATGAATGATCCGTTACCTCATTGTCATATTGTAACAACTACAACACACAAAACTTTACGTGGTCCTCGTGGTGGTTTAATTATGATGGGAAAAGATTTTCCAAATCCATTTGGAATAACAACTCCAAAAGGTGAAGTACGAATGATGTCTTCTTTATTGGATTTAGCTGTTTTTCCGGGAAATCAAGGTGGTCCATTAATGCATATTATTGCTGCTAAAGCAGTAGCTTTTGGTGAAGCATTGAAAGATGAATTCTTTACGTATGCTTTGCAATTGCAAAAAAATGCAAATGCTATGGCTGATGCTTTTGTAAAAAGAGGATACGAAATTATTTCTGGAGGAACTGACAATCACATGATGTTGATTGATTTAAGAAACAAAAATATTTCTGGAAAAGATGCTGAAAATGCACTAGTTAAAGCAGAAATTACAGTAAATAAAAACATGGTTCCATTTGATGACAAATCTCCATTTGTTACGTCAGGAATTCGTGTAGGTACTGCAGCCATTACCACTCGTGGTCTTGTTGAAGCTGATATGGAAACTATTGTTGCCTTGATCGACAGAGTTTTAGTAGATCATACTAATGAAGATGTTATCGAAGCGGTTGCTAATGAAGTAAACGAAATGATGAGCGAAAGAGCTATTTTCGTATATTAA
- a CDS encoding GNAT family N-acetyltransferase: MNISIIVTQEEHYKYAQEICDTIELSALLRGTGIAKRTPEYIQKKMESSDAVIALIDGKFAGFCYIESWQHGKFVAHSGLIVHPDFRNLGLAKRIKSFVFDYSLKKYPEAKVFGITTGLAVMKINSDLGYKPVPFSELTNDPSFWKGCQTCTNYEILKSKENKMCLCTGMLYDPKEKAKIPPKHPFNIRIWNRLKKIKQALFLEN; this comes from the coding sequence ATGAATATTTCTATCATTGTAACTCAGGAAGAACATTATAAATATGCGCAAGAAATATGCGATACTATTGAATTATCTGCCCTATTAAGAGGTACTGGAATTGCTAAAAGAACTCCTGAATACATTCAAAAAAAAATGGAAAGCAGTGATGCAGTCATCGCATTAATCGATGGGAAATTTGCTGGTTTTTGCTATATCGAAAGTTGGCAACACGGGAAATTTGTAGCACACTCAGGATTAATAGTACATCCAGATTTCAGAAATTTAGGATTAGCAAAAAGAATTAAATCATTCGTTTTCGACTATTCGTTAAAAAAATACCCAGAAGCTAAAGTTTTTGGAATAACAACAGGTTTAGCGGTAATGAAAATTAATTCTGACCTAGGATACAAACCAGTTCCTTTTTCTGAACTAACTAATGATCCAAGTTTCTGGAAAGGATGCCAAACCTGTACTAATTACGAAATTCTAAAAAGTAAAGAAAACAAAATGTGTTTGTGCACGGGAATGCTGTATGATCCTAAGGAAAAAGCTAAAATCCCTCCAAAACACCCATTTAATATTCGTATTTGGAACCGATTAAAAAAGATCAAACAAGCTCTTTTTTTAGAAAACTAA
- a CDS encoding ABC transporter ATP-binding protein, with product MENNTVLETIGLSKYFYDPVKFQVLKEISMRVNHGEFVSIVGKSGCGKSTLLYLLSTMDTDYEGQILIHNELVTGKTDKELALIRNEKIGFVFQFHYLLAEYNVLKNVMLPGMKLAKYSDKELEHRAMEHLKTLDMQDQALKMPNQLSGGQKQRVAIARALINDPLIIMGDEPTGNLDKRNSDLVFDIFNKLTQEQNQTLLVVTHDTDFAERTNRIITMEDGKIIS from the coding sequence ATGGAAAATAATACAGTTTTAGAGACAATTGGACTAAGTAAATATTTTTACGACCCTGTAAAATTCCAAGTTTTAAAGGAAATTAGCATGCGTGTGAATCATGGCGAGTTTGTTTCTATAGTAGGGAAGTCGGGTTGTGGGAAATCGACTTTGTTGTATTTACTTTCTACGATGGATACAGATTATGAAGGTCAGATATTGATTCACAACGAACTTGTTACTGGAAAGACCGACAAAGAATTGGCATTAATCAGAAATGAAAAAATAGGTTTTGTATTTCAGTTTCATTACTTACTGGCAGAATATAATGTGCTAAAAAATGTAATGCTTCCGGGGATGAAGTTAGCTAAATACTCTGATAAAGAATTAGAGCATCGCGCCATGGAACATTTAAAAACGTTGGATATGCAGGATCAAGCGCTGAAAATGCCTAATCAATTGAGCGGCGGACAAAAACAGCGCGTGGCAATTGCACGTGCTTTGATAAACGATCCACTGATTATAATGGGTGATGAGCCTACAGGAAATTTAGACAAGAGAAATAGTGATTTGGTTTTTGATATTTTCAATAAGTTGACTCAAGAACAAAATCAAACTTTGTTAGTAGTGACGCACGATACTGATTTTGCAGAAAGAACCAATAGAATTATCACCATGGAAGATGGAAAAATAATTTCTTAA
- a CDS encoding tRNA-(ms[2]io[6]A)-hydroxylase translates to MSVLRLKLPTDPRWVNIVEKNIEEILTDHAWCEQKAATNAITIITNNSEHQDLVQDLLALAKEEIDHFEQVHNIIIKRGLKLGRERKDDYVNELYLYMKKSGNGSRVSSLVERLLFSAMIEARSCERFKVLSENIQDEELSIFYRDLMESEAGHYTTFITYARKYGTGIDVEKRWREWIEFEASVIANYGKSETIHG, encoded by the coding sequence ATGTCTGTACTAAGATTAAAATTGCCAACAGATCCAAGATGGGTGAATATTGTAGAAAAAAATATTGAAGAAATATTGACGGATCACGCTTGGTGCGAACAGAAAGCAGCTACAAATGCGATTACGATTATCACGAATAACTCAGAGCATCAGGATTTAGTACAAGATTTATTGGCATTAGCCAAAGAAGAAATTGATCATTTTGAACAAGTTCATAATATCATCATCAAACGTGGATTAAAGTTGGGTCGTGAACGCAAAGACGATTACGTAAACGAATTGTATTTGTATATGAAGAAAAGCGGTAATGGCAGCCGTGTTTCTAGTTTAGTCGAACGATTACTTTTCTCTGCTATGATTGAAGCTAGAAGCTGTGAACGTTTCAAAGTACTTTCAGAAAACATCCAAGATGAAGAACTATCTATTTTTTATAGAGATTTAATGGAAAGTGAAGCAGGTCATTACACTACTTTTATCACGTACGCTCGTAAATACGGTACAGGAATAGACGTAGAAAAAAGATGGCGAGAATGGATTGAATTTGAAGCTTCTGTTATTGCGAATTATGGTAAAAGTGAAACGATTCATGGATAA
- the fahA gene encoding fumarylacetoacetase: MPIIANDINRKSWMEVRPDSDFPIQNIPFGVFLTKENVVTVGTRIGDFAIDLGALQQLNYFEGIELTDDMFMQDTLNDFISDGQKTWRLVRNRIAEIFDVKNPKLQDNAKDKEIIIFKMDDVEMQLPVLIGDYTDFYSSKEHATNVGKMFRDPENALLPNWLHIPVGYHGRSSTIVPSGIPVHRPMGQTLPNGEMTPVFGPSRLVDFELETAFITTDVNIMGENILVTEAEEYIFGMVLLNDWSARDIQKWEYVPLGPFLAKNFASSISPWIVTMDALEPFRTKGPKQEPTPLPYLQQKGKHSFDIHLEVAIQPEKSEPTVISRSNFKYMYWTMSQQLAHHTSNGCRVNSGDMMGSGTISGPTPDSYGSMLELTWGGKNPLKLNDGTERKFINDNDTVIIKGYSQNENVRIGFGEVSSKLLPTFVRT; the protein is encoded by the coding sequence ATGCCAATAATAGCTAACGATATAAATAGAAAATCATGGATGGAAGTTCGTCCGGACAGTGATTTCCCTATACAAAACATACCTTTCGGAGTTTTTCTTACAAAAGAAAACGTTGTAACCGTAGGGACCAGAATTGGCGATTTCGCAATTGACCTAGGAGCTTTGCAACAATTAAATTATTTTGAGGGCATCGAACTTACAGATGATATGTTCATGCAGGATACTTTGAATGATTTTATTTCTGATGGTCAAAAAACATGGCGTTTAGTTCGCAATCGAATTGCAGAAATTTTTGATGTGAAAAATCCGAAATTGCAAGACAACGCAAAAGACAAAGAAATCATCATTTTCAAAATGGATGATGTAGAAATGCAATTACCCGTACTTATAGGTGATTACACTGATTTTTACTCAAGTAAAGAGCACGCTACCAATGTTGGAAAAATGTTTAGAGATCCTGAAAATGCATTGTTACCAAACTGGCTTCACATTCCTGTAGGATATCATGGTAGAAGTTCGACAATTGTTCCTTCTGGAATTCCGGTTCATAGACCAATGGGACAAACATTGCCAAATGGTGAAATGACTCCGGTTTTTGGACCATCACGTTTAGTAGATTTCGAATTAGAAACTGCTTTCATCACTACTGACGTGAATATTATGGGCGAAAATATTTTAGTAACTGAAGCTGAAGAGTATATTTTCGGAATGGTTCTACTAAATGACTGGAGCGCACGTGATATTCAAAAATGGGAATATGTGCCATTAGGTCCATTCTTAGCTAAAAATTTCGCATCATCAATATCACCTTGGATTGTAACAATGGATGCTTTAGAACCTTTTAGAACCAAAGGTCCAAAACAAGAACCAACACCACTTCCCTACTTACAGCAAAAAGGAAAACATTCCTTCGATATTCATCTCGAAGTGGCTATTCAGCCTGAAAAATCAGAACCAACTGTTATTTCGCGTTCTAATTTCAAATACATGTATTGGACTATGAGCCAGCAATTAGCACATCATACCTCTAATGGCTGTCGCGTTAATTCTGGTGATATGATGGGTTCAGGTACTATTTCAGGACCAACTCCAGATAGCTATGGCTCAATGTTAGAATTAACCTGGGGAGGAAAAAATCCACTTAAGTTAAATGACGGAACCGAACGTAAATTCATAAATGATAACGATACAGTTATCATAAAAGGATATTCACAAAATGAAAATGTAAGAATCGGTTTTGGTGAAGTTTCAAGCAAGTTACTTCCCACATTTGTTAGAACATAA
- the msrB gene encoding peptide-methionine (R)-S-oxide reductase MsrB, with protein sequence MKYPIEKSEEQWKLELGEERYRILRKKGTEYPHTGKYNLNFEKGTYCCGACGENLFESSTKFDAHCGWPSFDESLPGKVEYISDVTLGMKRTEILCANCGSHLGHVFDDGPTKTGQRYCVNSLSVDFKEEE encoded by the coding sequence ATGAAATATCCAATAGAAAAATCAGAAGAGCAATGGAAATTAGAACTAGGAGAAGAACGCTATAGAATTCTTCGTAAAAAAGGAACTGAATATCCTCATACTGGCAAATACAATCTTAATTTTGAAAAAGGAACCTATTGTTGTGGAGCTTGTGGGGAAAATTTGTTTGAAAGTAGTACAAAATTTGATGCACATTGTGGCTGGCCTTCTTTTGACGAATCATTACCAGGAAAAGTGGAATATATATCCGATGTAACTCTGGGAATGAAACGTACAGAAATTTTGTGCGCCAATTGCGGTAGCCATTTAGGTCATGTATTTGATGATGGCCCAACAAAAACGGGACAACGCTACTGTGTAAATTCACTGTCAGTTGATTTTAAAGAGGAAGAATAA
- a CDS encoding DUF6526 family protein: MKTQSYKNHIRYYPPHHFVYYPIVLAFFSFSIYFAVNTDDTLLWSFISAIFLVLFCLAFMLRQHYALTLQNRIVRLELRYRYLATTRQRFEEIENKLNDAQLFALRFAPDEELYNLTQRALNENLSADTIKKSINNWKGDYERV, translated from the coding sequence ATGAAAACGCAATCCTATAAAAATCACATTCGGTATTATCCACCACATCATTTTGTTTATTATCCTATCGTACTGGCATTTTTCTCTTTTAGCATTTACTTTGCTGTTAATACTGATGATACACTATTATGGAGTTTTATAAGTGCCATTTTTTTAGTGCTTTTCTGTTTAGCGTTTATGCTCCGTCAACATTACGCTTTAACATTACAAAACCGAATTGTGCGGCTTGAACTGAGATACCGCTATCTCGCCACAACGAGACAAAGATTTGAGGAAATAGAAAACAAACTTAATGACGCCCAATTATTTGCCTTACGCTTTGCTCCAGATGAAGAGCTTTATAATTTAACTCAAAGAGCACTAAACGAAAATCTATCAGCTGATACAATCAAAAAATCAATTAATAACTGGAAAGGCGATTACGAGAGAGTTTAA
- a CDS encoding pentapeptide repeat-containing protein produces MPEYFLDIEYDTIIYNEEEVNFKEFECCTFTNCNFSQCVFVAVTFIDCTFNNCTFSNAKINYVAFRTVIFNRCEIKDVNFAMCDKLIFEIAFNDCILDFSKFYTLKTKRTSFTNCSLIAVDFMNTDLTDVVFDNCDLYRSEFAKAIANKANFQTSYNYTIDPTKTKIKKAVFSLEGLKGLLYKHDIIVN; encoded by the coding sequence ATGCCCGAATATTTTCTAGATATTGAATACGACACCATTATTTATAATGAAGAAGAAGTAAACTTTAAGGAATTTGAGTGCTGTACTTTTACAAATTGCAATTTCTCACAGTGTGTATTTGTAGCAGTTACTTTTATAGATTGCACTTTCAATAATTGTACTTTTAGTAATGCCAAGATTAATTATGTAGCTTTTAGAACGGTGATTTTTAATCGATGCGAAATTAAAGATGTCAATTTTGCAATGTGTGATAAATTAATTTTCGAAATTGCTTTTAACGACTGTATTTTAGATTTCTCTAAATTTTATACTTTAAAAACAAAAAGAACTTCTTTTACTAACTGCAGTCTAATTGCAGTTGATTTCATGAATACTGACTTAACCGACGTAGTTTTTGATAATTGTGATTTATACCGAAGTGAGTTTGCAAAAGCAATAGCTAACAAAGCAAATTTTCAAACGAGCTACAACTACACCATTGACCCAACTAAAACAAAAATAAAGAAAGCGGTTTTTTCTTTAGAAGGTTTAAAAGGCTTGCTCTATAAACATGATATTATAGTAAATTAA
- a CDS encoding ABC transporter permease has product MNFKLILNIALHLLRARLKQTIVAAIGVTFSIAMFIALVSFMNGLNDLLDGLMLNRTPHVLLYNEIKPPENQPVLLSEEFKKHTNFVRSIKPKDRGKSIYNSKKIIAVLKKDPRVIDVAPKVTSPVFFNSGTIEISGIINGIDVLSEDKLFKISDYIIEGKVANLLQNNSIIIGKGLSDKMLLSIGDIIKITTTKGNLASLKIVGISEIGIAEIDNVMSYTSLATAQKILGEPTNYITDIQLNLYDMTAAPVVAKEFQDTFNLDTIDYQTANSQFETGSTVRSIISYSVGVVLLIVAGFGIYNILNMMIYEKMDSIAILKATGFSGNDVKWIFVSLSIIIGLAGGLFGLLFGYIFSSIIDVIPFETSSLPTVKTYPINYNAIYYVIGIVFALFTTTIAGLFPALKASKVDPVEIIRGK; this is encoded by the coding sequence ATGAACTTTAAACTCATTTTGAACATTGCATTGCATTTGCTCCGAGCGCGATTGAAGCAAACTATTGTTGCGGCTATTGGGGTAACTTTCAGTATTGCCATGTTTATTGCTTTGGTTAGTTTTATGAATGGTTTGAATGATTTACTGGATGGTCTAATGCTTAATAGAACACCTCATGTACTGCTGTATAACGAAATAAAACCTCCAGAAAACCAACCCGTTCTCTTATCCGAAGAATTTAAAAAACACACCAATTTTGTTCGTTCGATTAAACCTAAAGACCGTGGGAAATCCATTTACAACAGTAAAAAAATTATTGCTGTTTTAAAAAAAGATCCGCGGGTTATTGATGTTGCGCCAAAAGTGACTTCTCCCGTTTTTTTTAATTCTGGGACGATAGAAATATCAGGAATAATCAACGGAATTGATGTTTTGTCCGAAGATAAATTATTTAAAATCAGCGATTATATAATTGAAGGAAAAGTAGCTAACCTGCTTCAGAATAACAGTATTATTATTGGGAAAGGTTTGTCAGATAAAATGTTGCTTTCAATAGGTGATATTATTAAAATAACCACTACTAAAGGAAATTTGGCTTCGCTTAAAATTGTGGGTATTTCCGAGATTGGAATTGCTGAAATCGATAATGTGATGAGTTATACCTCTTTGGCGACAGCCCAAAAAATATTGGGAGAACCTACAAATTACATTACCGATATTCAGCTGAACTTGTATGATATGACTGCAGCGCCTGTTGTTGCAAAAGAGTTTCAGGATACCTTCAATCTAGATACAATTGATTATCAAACCGCAAATTCTCAGTTTGAAACTGGAAGTACGGTGCGAAGTATTATTTCCTATTCCGTTGGAGTAGTGTTGCTGATTGTTGCTGGTTTTGGAATTTACAACATTTTGAACATGATGATTTATGAAAAAATGGACAGTATTGCGATACTAAAAGCGACTGGATTTTCAGGTAATGATGTGAAATGGATTTTTGTTTCGCTTTCCATCATTATTGGATTAGCCGGCGGGTTGTTTGGATTATTGTTTGGCTACATTTTTTCTTCAATTATTGATGTAATTCCATTTGAAACGTCTTCATTACCTACGGTGAAAACTTACCCTATCAATTACAATGCTATATATTATGTTATCGGGATTGTTTTTGCATTGTTTACAACGACAATTGCCGGACTTTTTCCTGCTTTAAAAGCCAGTAAAGTAGATCCCGTAGAAATCATCAGAGGAAAATAG
- a CDS encoding endonuclease III domain-containing protein, with translation MDLFGNSNDWADKLQPIIKNYSGRKHPLEYQNLYQLLVMVVLSAQDSDANINTIAPLLFDAYPNMESLAASTADALIPYISKVRNFGTKTNWLTEIAKTIQKDSNIPLTMDGLTALKGIGRKSANVIMREAKMPAVGIIADLHVIRVAPRIGLITETKDGIKAEKQLIQVLPQEIWGEIGMAISFLGREICRPKPKCIECPIKEICLYYSKNK, from the coding sequence ATGGATTTATTTGGGAACTCGAATGATTGGGCAGACAAGCTACAACCTATTATAAAAAACTATAGCGGAAGAAAGCATCCATTAGAATATCAAAATTTATATCAGTTACTAGTTATGGTTGTTCTATCTGCTCAAGATTCTGATGCAAATATAAACACCATCGCTCCTTTGTTATTTGATGCTTACCCTAATATGGAAAGTTTGGCTGCTTCTACTGCTGATGCATTGATTCCTTATATATCCAAAGTTAGGAATTTTGGAACAAAAACCAACTGGCTTACAGAAATTGCAAAAACAATACAAAAAGACAGCAATATTCCTCTAACCATGGATGGTTTGACTGCGCTAAAAGGGATTGGAAGAAAATCAGCTAATGTCATTATGAGAGAAGCCAAAATGCCAGCAGTGGGAATTATCGCTGATTTACACGTAATACGTGTTGCACCCAGAATTGGATTAATAACTGAAACCAAAGATGGTATTAAAGCTGAGAAACAATTAATCCAAGTACTTCCACAAGAAATTTGGGGCGAAATTGGGATGGCTATTTCTTTTCTAGGAAGAGAAATTTGTAGACCAAAACCAAAATGTATAGAATGTCCAATTAAGGAAATTTGTCTTTACTATTCAAAAAACAAATAA
- a CDS encoding NAD(P)-dependent alcohol dehydrogenase, protein MIPTKGYAVQDAKTDLAPWTFERREVGPHDVQFDIQFCGVCHSDLHQIKDEWGGSIFPMVPGHEIVGKVVKIGSHVKKFKVGDLAGTGCLVDSCRKCENCQEGLEQFCSNGSTGTYNALEQDGKTPTYGGYSKTIVVHEDFVLHISDKLNLAAVAPLLCAGITTYSPLRHWKVGKGHNLAVLGLGGLGHMAVKFGVAFGAEVTVLSTSPKKEADAKKLGAHKFIVTKDAEQLKSVTGYFDFILDTVSAPHDLNLYLSLLRVNGVHICVGVPPTPYEIHAFSLIGGRKSLAGSLIGGLPETQEMLDYCAEHGIVSDIEMIDIKNVHEAYDRMIKGDVRYRFVIDMATL, encoded by the coding sequence ATGATACCAACGAAAGGATACGCAGTTCAGGACGCAAAAACAGATTTAGCTCCTTGGACTTTTGAAAGAAGAGAAGTAGGGCCTCACGATGTACAATTTGATATCCAATTTTGTGGAGTCTGCCACAGTGATTTACACCAAATTAAAGACGAATGGGGTGGATCTATTTTTCCAATGGTTCCAGGTCATGAGATTGTTGGAAAAGTTGTCAAAATAGGTAGTCACGTAAAAAAATTTAAAGTAGGTGATCTTGCCGGTACAGGATGTTTAGTAGATTCTTGTAGAAAATGTGAAAACTGTCAAGAAGGATTAGAGCAATTTTGTTCCAATGGAAGTACAGGAACCTACAACGCTTTGGAGCAAGATGGAAAAACTCCAACTTATGGTGGGTATTCGAAAACAATTGTAGTGCATGAAGATTTTGTTTTGCATATTTCTGATAAATTAAATCTCGCAGCTGTTGCGCCATTGCTATGTGCGGGAATAACAACATATTCGCCATTACGCCATTGGAAAGTAGGCAAAGGACATAATCTCGCTGTTTTAGGATTGGGTGGTTTAGGACACATGGCAGTTAAGTTTGGAGTTGCTTTTGGAGCAGAAGTTACAGTTTTGAGTACTTCTCCAAAAAAGGAAGCGGATGCTAAAAAATTAGGTGCACATAAATTTATAGTTACTAAAGATGCTGAACAGTTAAAAAGCGTTACCGGATATTTTGATTTTATTTTGGACACGGTTTCAGCACCTCATGATTTGAATTTGTATCTCTCTTTATTACGAGTAAACGGAGTCCACATTTGTGTAGGTGTACCGCCAACACCTTATGAAATTCATGCTTTTAGCTTAATCGGTGGTCGAAAAAGCTTAGCCGGATCATTAATTGGTGGTTTGCCAGAAACTCAAGAAATGTTAGATTACTGTGCGGAACACGGAATCGTTTCGGATATTGAAATGATTGATATTAAAAACGTACATGAAGCTTATGACCGCATGATTAAAGGCGATGTGAGATATCGTTTTGTAATTGATATGGCAACTTTGTAA